The Sorex araneus isolate mSorAra2 chromosome X, mSorAra2.pri, whole genome shotgun sequence DNA segment CCGGGCTGGCTGTTGAGTCccatggagacacacacacacacaacacacacacacaccttctcctGAAGTTGGCTGTTccatggagacacacacacacacacacacacacacacacacacacaccctctcctggatgttggctgttgaatcccctggacacccccccccccttgtatacacacacacacacacacacacacacacacacacaccctctcctgatgttggctgttgaatcacatggacacacatacatacatacacacacacatacgcatccTCTCCTGATGTTGGCTGTTGAGTCCCATAtatacacatccacacacactcctgaacacaccacacacacacaacacacacacagacacacaccctcaTACCTCTCTCCCAGATGTTGGCTGTTGAGTcacgtgtatacacacacacacacacacacacacacatacacataccctcTCCTGATGTTGGCTGTTGAATCCCATGgatgtacacgcacacacacgcgcacacccTCTCCAGACCTGGGCTGCCGTGCACACAGGGCACCAAGTTACCCGAGGCAAAGTTTCTTCGTGCTCGGAGCAGAGCCCAGGGTGGACGCCGGCACCCTCTCCCCAGGAGCCTCCACGCCCCCAAACACCCAGATTCCTCCCCCCCATCCGAGGAGGGGCACGGCTGGGGATTTTCCCCAGGAAACCAGCCGGGAGATGGAACTTCTGCAAATGTCAGTGTTTATTAAACAttcaggagtggggagggggtgctgagaAGAAATATACAGAATATAGAAAAACCCAAAGGCTCCTGTGGCTGGGAGCAGGGCGCCCCTCCCgagacccctgccccctcctcagccGCCTGCTGCCAGgacccccatctctctctctccttccccatgacCTTGAGTCccaggacagtgctccaggggaCAGCAAAGTTGCAGCTGAGGGTGGGGCGAGGGTGCTCTGCTGGGCCGGCTGGCCAGCCCCaaagggctgtggggtgggggaggggcagcatgACGTCATGGGTGCTCAGTCATGGGACAGAGTCCACCTAAAGGACCCCTAAAGAAAGCAGCTCTGGGCGACCGGGTGTTAGGTGGGGGACAGACAGAGGCACTGGGCGAGCCAGTGgggggggtgggcatgggggtcTCAAGGTCCCTTTCTTTGGTCCTGGAGGGACAGGCACCAAACACGCAGTCCTTGGGTGGGGGCCTgggctgcggggagggagggggcgaggaAGGACGTGAGCGGGAACCAGGGGCgggaagggcagggctggggcggggaggaagcacCTCGAAGGGGGGCAGGACAGGACGGGGCGTCCCTCGTCcctcgggcagggctggggcgctCACGAGGCCGAGTCCCGCCCCATCATGTTCTTGAGGGCGTTCTTGAGGCTCGTCCTGCTGGGGGACTTGACGGCCGGCCGCAGCGCGGCGTCCGGCTCATCCTTGCGCAGTTCCAGCTCGATGACCACCACCCGCGCGCCCCGGGCGGGCtcggccgcgccccgcgccccggcccggccccataACCGCTATTTCTTGTCCTTGCGCGAGTCCCCCAGGCCCCTGGACTTCTTGTCGCTGCCCTTGGAGCTTCTGCTGTGGTCCAGCATGGCGTAGAGGACCGGCGTCTGcgggaggggacagtgagggtcTCCCCCCAACCCGGAACTGCTCGTtcggcccgcgcccgcgccctgcGCCCGCGCCCAGGgtccgcccctgccccccccccccgcgcctccCTAGCCCGCCCCTGACCTCGCCCCCAGTCCGCCTACCTGCCGGCCGCGCTTGGAGTCCTTGGAGGATTTGTGCAGCCGACCCTTCTCCATGgcactgtggggtggggagaggcgcGCGCTGGACACAGCTCTCCAAGGCGCGGGGAGCCGTGCGCACCCAGGAGCGGCGGGTGGGCGTGCGGGATGGGGACCGCTCCCCTGGGACCCCCAGCCGGGATGGGAGcaaggggctgggggtcccggagGCGCCTACCTGAGGCGCCTCTGCAGCGCCGCCTGTCTGCGCAGCCAGCAGTAACGCACCAGGTAAtacagcaacagcaacagcagCACCAGCCCCAGGACGCCCCCGATCACGGCGCCCAGCACCACCCCGTACCTCGTGGGCACTAGGGGGGAGGCGGGCGTGAGCGCGGGGACGCGGGCCGGGCCCCCCCGCAGACCACCGCGCCGCGCGCGCGCACCCCGCGTGCGCCCTGCGCCCTGGCACCTTTTTCAAAGACGTAGAGTTTGACCTGGGAGGTCTTGCCCACGATGTCGGGCGGGTTCTTGACGTCGCAGGTGAAGGTGCCGTTGTCGCTGTAGTCCAGGTTGTGGATGATGATGGAGCCATCCTTCCAGCGGGGGTCGCCCACCCACTGGATGCGCTCCTTGAAGGCGCCCACCTCGTCGATGTACGGCTGGCCCTTGGCATAGTGGAAGATCtagggcgggggtgaggggggggacgACtaagagaccgagagccgggggtgggggtggggtgggaccaCAGGAACCcgctgtggccagcccaggtcgGGCCTGAGTCCTGACTCAGAAAGCATCACTAGGGACTCGCTTTGGGGACGTGCCCCACCGCCAGCCGCCACCACTCACCGAAATGGCGTCCCGGCCGCCCTCGGGCTGGTAGCGCCAGGTGAAGGAGATGTCGTCGGACACCCACTCGCTGGACCAGAAGGAGCAGTGCAGGGTGACCCGGGAGCCCACGGCCCCGTATACCACCCGATCCGTGTACACCACGATGGcgcgggcagggctcagggctgcggggggcggggcggggagagaggagTGCCAGCACAGGTCAGGGCCACCGCGAGAGGAACAGCGACACCGGCGACCctgtcccagagccaggagtccccaCTCCCGGCCCCCTTGTCTGGACTTACTTCCAGGCTGAAGGAACCGAAGTTTCCTGCAAATGTCCCAGTGACCCTCAGCCCTTCGAGCATCTCCCCCAAGActcttcacccctccccccacccatcactggcgatgctcagcgctgactctgcactctggaatcacttctgCAGGCTCCccggactacatggggtgccgggCTTCGaacccgaacccgggttggttgtgtgtacATCAAATGTTCTCTGctctgtcctatcactcctgGCCCCTCGATTCTTTCTCGTTCCCTCCCAGATACGACCCCTGCCTTTAGTGTCATGTCCAAACTTGGTCAAGTGACACTCAGATAAAGGACGCCACGTGTTTGCTTAGAAGAGCAGAGAGCTTTCTTTTgcagttttgcttttttaaaacatgagggagggactgggctggagcaatagcacagcggggagggcgtttgccttgcacacagccaacccaggttcgattcccagcatcccatagggtcccctgagcaccgccaggagtgattcctgagtgcagagccaggagcaacccctgtgcatcgccaggtgtgacctcaaaattaaaaaaaaaaatacatgagggACAGGAGATAGTgtaatgggtaaggcacttcccttgcatgtggctgacctggggttgatccccggcatcctatagggtcccctgagcaccaccaggggtgtctgagagcagagctaggagttacccctgagcactggcaggtgtggcccccaaacaaacaaaaaaaaaaacatagtgctatattttcctttcctttttttttttttttggctacatctGGCATTGCCCAGAAGCTGCTCccggcttggtgctcaggggtccatcccagcagtgctgaaggggACGATATGGTCCCAGGCCTCTCCATAGGCAAAGCCTGAGCCCAGCCTGCTGAatttctccagttttttttttgggggggggggcgggggtcacacccagcgatgctcagggctcactcctggctctgcactcaggaattactcctggcggtgctcaggggaccttatgggatgctgggaattgaacccgggttggcctcgtgcaaggcaaacaccctcccgctgtgctattgctccagccccaacgaaTTCAGACTTCTTGTAGGATAGGAAAGTGACCAATGACCACATCTTTCCTGTCCAGTGGCCCCTGATGTGCCCCACTTACCAGTGAGCTGGCCTTGGCCTGGGGGTCACTGAGGGGCCGGGCAAGCCCCCCAAGCCAGGGGGCTCCCTGCTCTGGCCCGATGCCACCACCCCCGGGACTCACCCACGCCGAGGCCATTCCAGGGAGACTGCGTGGGGGTGACTGTGACCCCATTGTTCACGGGATGGGGAGGGCAAACAGAGACCTATTGTCAAGCTCatgcccccccacgcccccccccgctcccctgcAGCCTGTGGCCCCCTCACATTCCTGGGGGTCCCAAGTGCTCCCCAGAAGGCTGGAGCGGCTGCTGCTCCCTGCTTCCTCCTCGCAGCTCCCGGCCAGGGCCCTACTGCTCTGCTCATTCCACCCCTGCAGTCTCCTCACCCCATTTCCCTGAGTCTACCCCCTGGCCCTGCCATCTCCTTTCCCCCCACTCTGCATCCCAGAGGGCTCTAgattctgcatttagggatcagcCTCTGATGACAGATATGTATGTCTCCAGAGCACCCCGCCTCACGGGGGGCTCCAGGGGATCTTGGGGAGAAGGTGCTCCTTCAACCCTGCTCTGGCCTGCACCCTAGCCCCCCAGGGACCCCTCTAACAAGGAaggtgaggggccagagccagagtccAGCCAgaagggctcttgctttgcacgcggctggcccaggttccatcccccgcaccccggatggcccccagagccccgccaggagtgatcactggattcagacccaggagtcagcccgagcactgctgagtgtggcccccaaataagagcAACCCTCCCCccggaaaaaagaaggaagaggatgaCCTCATTTCCAGATGCTGAGAGACCCCTGTCCTGGGAACGGGGCTTAGAGGGTCTCAAGAGTTGGGACCCCCTCCTAGGATTCCTTCCTTTTATTCCtggctgttttttcttttggggggtcacacccagagatgcacaggggttactcctggctctgcgctcaggaattactcttggtggtgctcaggggaccacatgggatgctgggaatcgaacctgggtctgccgcatgcgaggcaaacgccctacccaatgtgttCCAGCCCCCCTGGCTGTTCTCTTGGGGGCTGCCGAGGGGGGCAGTACTGGGGGGTGATGCAGAGGCCCTGGCACGTTCTTGGGGTCCAGCGGGGCCTAACTCCTGCAGccgtcctcctcccctccccgccactgTCCCCCTCCAAGTGGGCAGGCGGCCGCCGAGAGGGGGACCCCTGAGCCCGACTCACCCAGAGAGCAGAAGACCAGGGCAGCCAGGACGGGGCTGGGAGCAGACGCCGGGGCCCCGGGAGCcatggtgggggcagggctggagcagcggTGGGCTGGGAGAGTGGGGGGCCCGGAGCTGAGTGGGGCGTCCTGGAACCCGCTTAaatccccagggcccccagcccgAGGGGGCTGGCCTCAACCAGGAACCAATTGCCTGCTGGTATGTGCGGTTGGGAGGtggcagggggggcaggggggcattgTGCCCTGCGGGGAGGGCCGGCGGGGGCACATACCACCCCAACACAGCCGGCTTTGTGTGcgccagcctccccctgccccgggctGGAATGTTGGGGGGCAGCGAGGGAGGGGACAGAAAAAGGGACACAGACCCACTTCTGAGGGAAGGGGGGGGGAGCCTGGAACGGGGGTCTGGCCATGGACAAGcttcctccccaggccccccggAGCCCCAGGAGTCAGACACAGGGCCCCCCCCCCATTTGGGGAGCCCTTGAGGCTGTGACAAGCCCAGGCCCCGTCCCAGGCCAGCTGAGcagcctggcggggggggggggcattttcCCATCTCTCTACTTCCTGGGTGAGTCTCCCAGCCAGATGGGTGCCTCCCTCCACCGGAGAAAGCCCAGTGGGTGCCTCAATGGGGGGCCTGGTCTCTGGTGCcgcacggttccctgagcaccagcgggggTGACcctaaagtgcagagccaggatagcccctggacaccaccagctGTGTCTCCCAAAAATTCCAGCGAGGAATATCCTATTTTTTCCCTCTGTATCCAGGTGAACCCAATGCCCAGCTCCCGCAGGTGGACCCCGGGGGTTTGGGTGAACGCCCAAGGAGCACTGTCTCATAAGCCAACTACATGCCCAGCATGGAGTGGAGCGGAGAGCAAAGACAGGAAGAAATGCAGTTTCTTGGGTTCAGGGTCAGGACCTAGTCCGGGAGGCAGAGAGTGGTCGGAGGACAAAGCTTGAGGACCAACAGTAGGAAACCATGATGCAGCTCACGGCTGActcgtgtctgtgctcagggatcagtcctggcggcACCGGGAGACTGACTCTGGGTCTGCGGCATGCCAGGCACATGGCCTACAccaaactatctctctgacctcaactGTTGtactttactattttcttttgggggggaggcaggtgacacacccagcgatgctcaggggtacctactgcctctgcactcaggaatcacgctgggcagtgcttcggggaccatatgggatgccgggggtcaaacccaaattgaccttgtgcaagtcaaataccctcctcactgtgctgtcactcgggCCCTTCAACTTTGCATTTTAATCCAAGTCTCGGGTGATTTAGCTCTTCTCTAGAGAAAACCTGGGTTTTGTGGTGACCCATTCTCGACCTTGTCTGAGCTTCTTGGAGCTCAGCAGGGAGCCACGTTGCAAAGCCCTCTCTCTCCCAGGAAGAGAGGGTTGGGCTGGGAGGCAATGGGGGTGCCTGCCTAATTCCAAAGTCAGCGCCAAGCGCTTTCTTTGTCATGCATGATAGAAATGCAAAGTAGTGTTTTCATTTGATGCAGGAATAAGTGAAACTGTGCTATTTATAAATCCTGAAAGAAGTGCAGGAGttctaaatataaataagatCTGAATATTAATGCAACGGAATACATTTTAACATAGAATAGGGGGGCTGTTCTGAATTTCTCCTTTACCAaaccccccccttccccccaagacAGGCTGGGGAACTTTTGCCCTCCTTCCAGTTCCTTTCTCACGTGCCCTTTTTCTCCCATAAATTCAAAGTAAGTTGAGCACTTTTGCTTAGGATCCTCAAAgctgtgtgtataaatatatatatatatatatatatatatatatatatatatatataaatcaaagtGAACTCTCCACACCCACTGCGGCTTCTTGGGGCTGTGGGTGACACCCACAGCCATGCATAAAGAACAAGGGACCTTGTCTTTGGCTGGTGGGCGTCCAGCTCCCGCTGGGGCCCGAGcccgggctggggggtgggggtgggggtgggtttggggggttAAAGTCATGGGGGTTCATGGGCCGTGGGTCCCTGATCTTGCAGCCCAGTCTCCACTTGGGACTTCAGTCGTATTACTCCGTGTTATAAGGAGCCCAGAGTGCCCTTTCCCAGGGGGACTTCTGCCTCGTCCCCCAGCGAGGGGGGCGTCGGtcgtggggggtgcaggggggcgaaGCGGGCTTGCTGAGAAAACCCCACTCTGGGTCTTGCATTTCTCGGCACACATTGGACTGACACGATAGAGGCACCCAGGGTGCCCAGGAGGCGAAGCTGTCCCGGAGGACGGGAGAAAAGCGGTATGCACAGGAGTAAAAGCAACGCAAAAGGAGCAGGAGCAATGCAGAAGCCGGGCGGGCGGAGCCTTTTTAAAGGGCCGCGCGCGGTCACGTGACAGCCCGTTCGCCCCGGAGGAGGTGGGGCGCCGATGTCACTTCCGCACGGTCGGACCCCAAGATGGCTGCGCTCTTGCTGAGGTGACTTTAGCGCGGGGCTGGGGTCGGGGCCCGCGGTCTCCCCGCCGCGTCGCGTCAGCTGCCTGTGCCCCGTGCCAGGGCTATGCAGGGGGCGCTCGGGGCCGCGCTGACGACAGCGGACTTGCCGTCTGGGCCCCCAATTTCGGGGTCCTCCTGGGTGTTGGGGGTTGGGCCGGGCCGCGGAGCTAACGGGCCTCAGGAGGCGGGGCCTGGCCCTGAGAGGCGGGGCCTGCACCGGGGGCGGAGCTTCTATAGGGGCGGGGCTTGGCCTGGGCTCGGGGTGGGGCCTTGACCGGGATCGGGACGGGGCTTggacctgggggcggggcctggcctaGGCTCGGGTGGGGCttggttgggggggcggggcctggactcGACCTGGGGTGAGGCCTCGGGCCCCTCAACTTTGCATTTTAATCCAAGTCTCGGGTGATTTAGCTCTTCTCTAGAGAAAACCTGGGTTTTGTGGTGACCCATTCTCGACCTTGTCTGAGCTTCTTGGAGCTCAGCAGGGAGCCACGTTGCACAGCCCTCTCTCTCAGAGCTGCCGTGACCCCCCTCCGGCCTCGTAGCCTCCCGGGGCCCCTCTGGCCTACCAGTGCTCTGGACCAGGTTTGGGGCAGGAATTGGACCTGGGGGTGAAGCCTGGACTGGGCTCGGGGTGGGGATTGGACCATGGGGCGGGGCCTAACCTGGGCTGGGGTGGAGCttgggcctggggcggggcctgagcctgctcggggcggggcttggacctgggggcggggcccgtGCTCTCCcctcgctccccgcccccccccacacccgcacCCCTCTTCCCTCCAATCCCCCCAATCGTGAGCTGTGCAAGCGGAGGCCGCTGAGTGGAACGGGAGCCTGGACGTCGCCCAGAGCCGGCTGTGTTTCCTGCCGGGCCCTATTTTTGGCATCTCTTTGTTATggaaaattgaacctggggctgctGGTTGCTGCACCCATCCCTGTCCCTCGGGCTCCCCTGCCCCCGCAGGCTTCGTGGTGGCTTGGTGTTGCAGAAATAGAGACTGCTCTGTTTAGCTTTGACCCTTGCTGCTGGCCCTCCAGCGGACCCTCTCCCCGTGCCAGGccacccccacctttcccccCCCCAGTAACTGAATGCCTCTGGGTTCTTGCAGAAGTCTTGCTGCTGTAATGCGGTTTGCGGGTTGGGGCACTCCGTGCAGGTCACTTGAAATCCTTCCCTTCCTCACAGACACTTCATTTCCCATCAGTGTTTAGAAACCGGGTGCGGGTGGGGGATGGGTATGTCCACACGGACTCTGGGCCAAGGTTGGGTGAAGGGGACGCCTTCCCTTCCGCATTAGTGGCAAAGTGCAAAGTTCTCACAAGAACTTCCTTTTCCCCCCATTGGTTGGTGACCCTGGGCGGTGCTCTgcgcttagtcttggctctgtactcgggaatcacAGCAGACAGTGACCAGTGGGGCGCTGGGGATAATAACTGGgcaagccgcatgcaaggcaagcgccctgccggCTGCCTTGCTGTTCTGACCCGCTGAAAGCAGGGACTTTTATTTGTTCATGtattttttctgggtcacagccagtgatgctcagggctgactcctggcagtgcttgggggaccctaagggatgccaaggatcaaactgggtcggccacgtgcaaggcaaacgcccgcctgctgtgctatcgctccggcccaaaagAGGGAATTTTAGAAAGTGACCCTGTCCATTGAAGTCCCAGCTCCGCAGAGGGACTAGCCGCTAGCAGCGTGGCCGTTGCACCTTGGGAAACGACCATCTAACAAGCGTGGCCTGCAGGAGAGGGGCCTGGCGGTCACCTCTCACGTGTGTCTCACGGAGATGGTTCAGAGTCCCCAGGCACGGCTCTGGGGTTTGTGCATGGCTGTTGCCAGCTGCCGAGGGCCTCGGGTCCCCTGGGACCGTCTTGCTGGCCCAGTGTGACCTGCCAGAGCCGAGGTGGAGATGGCCCAGCGCTGAGAACAGCTGGGCTTCCTCTGAAAGGCCCGTGCCTCGAGGCTGACTCCAGGGGTGAATGTCACCTTGGTCTGGAAGcactcccagccctgggcccccaccCAGGGGTGTCTGACCCCCACTCCCCCGGGCTGGGGCAGAGCTGCTGTGACCCCCCTCCGGCCTCGTAGCCTCCTGGGGCCCCTCTGGCCTACCAGTGCTCTGccgtctcccccagccccacgtgATGCCGTGATCACCCGTGGCCCTTAGCGGGGTGACGGTGCGATGCAATCAGTCACTGTGGGCAGCCGGGGACGGCCATCCTGAGGGTTGTTGGCCGTTGGGGGTGAGTGTCAGGGTGGCGGGCAGCTGAGCCCATCCGGCCTGGCCACTGAGGTCCCTGGTGCTGTGGGTGGTGgcggtggggagtggggaagggccCTTGCAgagggcaggcgggggtgggggaggcagcaaAGCCCGAGCTTCTGTGATGTCTAGTGGGTGCAGGGGACCTGGGTGCCTTGGTACCGCGCTTCTGTGGGTCTCGGTGCTTCAGAGTACGCGCTCTTGTCCCTTCTCCCGCCACCCACCCGGACATCGGTGGCCGTACTGGACGCTCCCCGcagtgggggattgaacctggggcccctccagctctctctggggccagagagatggcccagtgggcagggcacttgccttgcgcgtcACTGACTGGGTTTGACCTCCTGCAgcccacctggttccctgagctccccaGGAGGGGTGCCTGAGCGCCGAACCAGGATCAAGCCGAAGCAGAAGGGGCCAGCTGGGCACTCCTCGGCgccccttatggtctcctgagccccaccaggagtgaccccggggcacagccgggtatggccccaaagcaaaaccgaaaAGAAACACCTCAGAGCTGGCCGGAGTCCCCAGCGTGGAGGGAGTCGGGAGCCCAGAGGGACAGTGGGACCGCACCGTCCCCGCCACCTACATGCACCGCCCGGCCTGCAGTGACCCCGAGCCTACATGCACCGCCACCTACATGCACCGCCCGGCCTGCAGTGACCCCGGCCTGCAGTgaccccgagcatcgccgggtgtggcacaGAAACTGGTGTCCCAGAGCCGTGCAAAGACTGCTTGCTTCGGGGGGGATGCAGGAGCCTGTGACCCTGGTGGGGGCCGGCCCTGCTCGGTGACCAGCTGGGTGGCGGCTTCAGGGCTGTGTAGTGAGCACCCGGCTTTGTCCAGGAACAATAGCGGCCAGCTGAGCCGCGTAGATTCCAGCCCACCCCGGGCAGGAATGCCCATTCCCCCGCCAGCTGGGGGCGGCGCCCTCTGTTCACCTCTTGTCTCCAGGGCGAGGAGGTGGTGGGCCCTGCTCCTTCCTTAGGGG contains these protein-coding regions:
- the MPZ gene encoding myelin protein P0 produces the protein MAPGAPASAPSPVLAALVFCSLGVKSLGGDARRAEGHWDICRKLRFLQPGSKSRQGGREWGLLALGQGRRCRCSSRGGPDLCWHSSLPAPPPAALSPARAIVVYTDRVVYGAVGSRVTLHCSFWSSEWVSDDISFTWRYQPEGGRDAISIFHYAKGQPYIDEVGAFKERIQWVGDPRWKDGSIIIHNLDYSDNGTFTCDVKNPPDIVGKTSQVKLYVFEKVPTRYGVVLGAVIGGVLGLVLLLLLLYYLVRYCWLRRQAALQRRLSAMEKGRLHKSSKDSKRGRQTPVLYAMLDHSRSSKGSDKKSRGLGDSRKDKK